A window from Corynebacterium urogenitale encodes these proteins:
- a CDS encoding DUF1846 domain-containing protein, with translation MSESLAHRVGFDRAKYIELQSHHIKQRREQLGGKLYLEMGGKLFDDFHASRVLPGFTPDNKVAMLDHIRDEVEVLICINAKDLERQKIRADLGITYEDDLLRLVDVFRDRGFLVEHVVVTQFEEDNRLAVAFIQRLERLGISVARHRVIPGYPSNLDLIVSEEGLGRNEYAATTRDLVVVTAPGPGSGKLATCLSQIYHEHQRGIHAGYAKFETFPIWNLPLEHPVNLAYEAATIDLNDANVIDHFHLSAYGESTVNYNRDVEAFPLLKTLLQRLTGETPYQSPTDMGVNMAGLCITDDAVCREASNQEIIRRYFKALVEEAREGLDSTQSERAAVVMAKAGISADQRTVVAPARGVEERTQQPGAALELPDGTIVTGSTSDLLGCSAAMLLNALKHLAGVPDDVHLLSPGSIAPIQTLKTKHLGSQNPRLHTDEVLIALSVSAETSPEAEKALAELKNLRGCNAHVTTILGSVDERVFHSLGVLITTDPKFQRKRLYRK, from the coding sequence ATGAGTGAGAGCCTTGCCCATCGCGTCGGATTTGATCGCGCAAAGTACATCGAACTGCAGTCGCACCACATCAAACAACGCCGCGAACAACTCGGTGGCAAGCTCTACCTAGAGATGGGCGGTAAGCTCTTCGACGATTTCCACGCCTCCCGAGTGCTGCCGGGCTTCACCCCTGACAACAAGGTCGCGATGCTCGACCACATTCGCGATGAAGTGGAAGTCCTCATCTGCATCAATGCCAAGGATCTCGAGCGCCAAAAAATCCGCGCCGACCTGGGCATCACCTATGAAGACGACCTACTACGCCTCGTGGACGTCTTCCGTGACAGGGGCTTCCTTGTCGAGCACGTGGTGGTTACCCAGTTCGAAGAAGACAACCGCCTGGCTGTGGCCTTCATCCAGCGCCTTGAGCGCCTGGGCATCAGCGTGGCCCGCCACCGTGTGATCCCCGGCTACCCCTCCAACCTGGACCTCATCGTTTCCGAAGAAGGCCTGGGCCGCAACGAGTACGCAGCCACTACGCGCGACCTCGTCGTGGTCACCGCCCCCGGCCCTGGCTCCGGCAAGCTCGCCACCTGCCTCTCGCAGATCTACCACGAGCACCAGCGCGGCATTCACGCAGGCTACGCGAAATTCGAAACCTTCCCCATCTGGAACCTCCCGCTCGAGCACCCGGTCAATCTGGCCTACGAAGCCGCCACGATCGACCTCAACGATGCGAACGTCATCGACCACTTCCACCTCAGCGCCTACGGTGAGTCCACCGTGAACTACAACCGCGACGTCGAGGCGTTCCCACTGCTCAAGACCCTCTTGCAACGCCTCACTGGCGAGACCCCCTACCAGTCCCCCACGGACATGGGCGTGAACATGGCTGGCCTCTGCATCACCGACGATGCGGTGTGCCGGGAAGCATCCAACCAGGAAATAATCCGCCGCTACTTCAAAGCCCTGGTGGAGGAAGCCCGCGAAGGTTTGGACTCCACCCAATCCGAACGCGCCGCTGTGGTGATGGCAAAGGCGGGAATCTCCGCGGATCAGCGAACGGTGGTGGCGCCGGCTCGTGGCGTCGAAGAAAGAACACAGCAACCCGGCGCGGCGCTGGAGTTGCCGGACGGCACCATCGTCACTGGCAGCACTAGTGATCTGCTGGGATGCTCGGCCGCGATGCTACTCAACGCGCTCAAGCACTTGGCGGGTGTTCCGGACGATGTGCACCTGCTGTCGCCAGGTTCCATCGCGCCGATCCAGACGCTGAAGACCAAGCATCTGGGTAGTCAGAACCCGCGCCTGCACACCGACGAGGTGCTCATCGCGCTGAGCGTGTCCGCGGAGACGAGCCCGGAGGCCGAGAAGGCGCTGGCGGAGCTGAAGAACCTGCGCGGGTGCAATGCGCACGTCACGACCATTCTGGGATCCGTGGACGAGCGGGTGTTCCACAGCCTCGGCGTGCTGATCACCACCGATCCGAAG